The window AGCTCCACAGGGTGTACCGCTGGCCGGTGGTGCCGGCCGGCAGTTCGTACTGCACGACGTAGACGTCGTAGTCGCCGGGCGGCAGGTCGACGTGTTCGTCGGAGCCGACGTCGGCCCATTCGCCGACGTGGTTGCCCTCGGTGTCGAAGGCGTACAGATCGAGATCGCTGCCGGGGACGTGGTCCGCGGAGGTGATCGCGAACCGGGTGAAGGCCGCGCCGTCGGGGACGTGGACGCGGTGCTTCACCGCGGCGTCGCCCGTGTGCGGGCTCTCCCAGAAGGAGGACTGGTCCGTTCCGGTGAGGGTGCCGGTGGTCTTCTCGCCGGTGTAGAGGGCCGCCTCGGCGGTCAGCTCGCCGGACCAGCCGACCCCGGGCGTCAGCGTCGCCGAGTCCCCGCCGGTGACCGTGACCCCGTCCGGGGCCGCGAACAGCGCGGAGCGCAGGGCGATCGGGCTGGTGACCTCGTGGTGGCTGTGCGCGTCGCTCAGGGTCAGCGAGCCGAAGGACCAGGTGCCGTGGGCGGCGCTCGTACGCTCGAACGCCACCTCGTACGAGGCCGATCCGCCCGGCGGGACCGTCAGCCGCTTCGGGGTGACCTCGGCGCGGAAGCCCGGCGGGGTCCGCAGCTTCGCCCGGTAGGTGGCGGTTGCGTCGGAGACGTTGGTGACCGTGCGGGTCACCGTCTGCACGCCCAGCAGGTCGCCGACCGAGATCGACGCGGAGTTGAGGTCGCTGGGGTCGGTCTTCGCGGCCGTGGGGCAGGCGTCGTCGCCGCTCTCCGTGACCGGCTTCTGGCCGATCGCGCAGAGGTACGCGGTCCAGTCGGCGGAGGTGGAGTCGTAGACCAGCCCGGGGTCGGCCGCCCGGGTGACCCGGGGCAGGCCCGCGCCGTGGTCGAGGGGCGAGGCGGAGTCGGCCAGGGCGCGGCCGATGGGGTCGCCGTTCTCGTCGGTGGTCGTGGCCGTCGTCATCAGCGCCGACTTGATCTCCATCGGCGACCAGTCGGGACGCAGTTGCCGCAGCAGGGCGGCGAGGCCCGCGATGTGCGGCGACGACATCGAGGTGCCGTCGGCGAAGCCGAACCGGCCGGTGAACCCGCCGCCGCTGCCGGGCACCACGCCCGCCGGGACGCTCATCCCGAAGGAGGCGATGTCGGGCTTGAGCAGGTCGCCGTCGCCGAAGTGGTCGGGGCCGCCGGAGGAGAAGGAGGTGATCTCCCGGGTGGCGCGGTGGCTGCTCCGGCTGGGCGTGAACGCGGCGGTCGCACCGGCCCGGGAGGCGTACGCGTGGACGGCCTTCGCGTCCTCGGTGGCGACCTGGACCACGGGCACCGCGAAGACGTACGCGAAGAAGTCCTGGGCGCTGGTCGGGGTGTGTGTGAGCACGATGCCCCTGCCGCCGACCGCCGCGACCTCGTCCGACTTGGTCTCGACGAAGATGGCGTCACCGCCCCGGTCGCAGACGATGAGCTTGTCCTCGGCCCGGGCCGGGTCGAGCGTGCCCGGCGCGCAGAGTGCGGCCATGGCGTCGTCCGCGCCGTCCTTCTTCACGGCGGTGGCCTCCACCAGCGCGGTGGAGTCGACGCCCGGGTTCAGGCCCGGGTTGGTGTAGCGGCGGCCGTCGCCGAGGACCAGGGAGGCGGTGTACGCGGTGTCGTGCGTCGCCGCGGCGACCGTGGTGACCCAGGGGCCGGTGTGCTCCACCGTGTCCGGGCCGCTGTTGCTCGCGGACGCGGCGATGAAGACCCCCGCCTTGGCCGCGTTGAACATGGCCTCCATGTCGGGCTGTTGGGGGAGCGTGCCGCCGATGGAGTAGTTGATGACGTCGACGCCGTCCGCCACGGCCTTGTCGATGGCGGCGGTGGTGTCCACGAGCGGGCAGCCGGTGCTCCAGCACGCCTTGTAGTAGGCGAGGCGGGCGGCCGGGGCGACACCGCTGAGCCTGCCCTCGGCGTTGCTGCCGGGCACCGACGCGGCGACGCCGTGGTTGCCGGCGGCGGTGGTGCCGGTGTGGGTGCCGTGGCTGTCGGTGTCCATCGCCGAGGGGATGTCCTCGCCGTCCGGGTCGGGCCTGCCCACGCCGAACCACTGGGCGCCGA is drawn from Streptomyces bottropensis ATCC 25435 and contains these coding sequences:
- a CDS encoding S8 family serine peptidase, which translates into the protein MTNHHIRPRAAVTLLAPLLAGALIVSAVIAPTFAAEPGAPANSASHGDDTYIVKLADAPVAAYEGGLPRLKRTAPTAGERLDADSATVRTYVAHLDDRRERILAAVPGVKSLYDYSYTFNGFAAELTGRQAAKLSTTPGVVSVTRNTVARLTDARPDHGPRPDHGPGADADGRAETYVRVEAGDQAGDQARDEAGSPADTEAKVPAPAPGPAPGDGPGPGPEAQRAAITGPATRATGSGTATATGTGSGTATGTGTGSETDSDTTAAAVAPARTPSTPSTPSTKASRTPAAFPDTPRLLGLSGTRGLWAKAGGPGHAGEGVIVGIVDTGVSPSNPMLAALPEPRPDARTISDKWHGDCVPGDDPAHKVTCNNKVIGAQWFGVGRPDPDGEDIPSAMDTDSHGTHTGTTAAGNHGVAASVPGSNAEGRLSGVAPAARLAYYKACWSTGCPLVDTTAAIDKAVADGVDVINYSIGGTLPQQPDMEAMFNAAKAGVFIAASASNSGPDTVEHTGPWVTTVAAATHDTAYTASLVLGDGRRYTNPGLNPGVDSTALVEATAVKKDGADDAMAALCAPGTLDPARAEDKLIVCDRGGDAIFVETKSDEVAAVGGRGIVLTHTPTSAQDFFAYVFAVPVVQVATEDAKAVHAYASRAGATAAFTPSRSSHRATREITSFSSGGPDHFGDGDLLKPDIASFGMSVPAGVVPGSGGGFTGRFGFADGTSMSSPHIAGLAALLRQLRPDWSPMEIKSALMTTATTTDENGDPIGRALADSASPLDHGAGLPRVTRAADPGLVYDSTSADWTAYLCAIGQKPVTESGDDACPTAAKTDPSDLNSASISVGDLLGVQTVTRTVTNVSDATATYRAKLRTPPGFRAEVTPKRLTVPPGGSASYEVAFERTSAAHGTWSFGSLTLSDAHSHHEVTSPIALRSALFAAPDGVTVTGGDSATLTPGVGWSGELTAEAALYTGEKTTGTLTGTDQSSFWESPHTGDAAVKHRVHVPDGAAFTRFAITSADHVPGSDLDLYAFDTEGNHVGEWADVGSDEHVDLPPGDYDVYVVQYELPAGTTGQRYTLWSWKVGQGTPAITPTVTPAGQAVSAGDHPKVTVAWPGAARGERYVGVVEFGDGSAAVGHTPLTVTP